From Aquificota bacterium, one genomic window encodes:
- a CDS encoding iron-containing alcohol dehydrogenase yields MNFDLYLPVEVIFGVGSVNKVGEVGRRFGYRVLIATGKKSTKENGALDRVVESLNRNGAEEIIIFDQIEPNPTDKSVNLASEIVVKEKIDYIIGLGGGSSLDSAKAISIVSSNEGYAWDYVNYPEGPRLIPFLNRPVICIPTTAGTGSEVNRYSVLSNPIRKEKMVISHSLNYPRVAIIDPSLTVSMDRRLTALTGIDALMHALESLTNRLSNFFAEDLAIRAIQIIRRWLPVAIEEPENLQARSYMSYAAMLAGIAIDRKRVALIHGMEHPVSAHYPHIAHAEGLSALGVSITDFNYRGNPEKYALFAELMGYEPKPHMAVKALEEFLEKVGLRLSLKELGVEREKIERLTEDTYMLSRGLFPINPVEPTTEDIYKLYERAYEGY; encoded by the coding sequence ATGAACTTTGACCTCTATCTGCCTGTAGAAGTTATATTTGGGGTTGGTTCTGTAAATAAGGTTGGTGAGGTAGGAAGGCGCTTTGGCTACAGAGTTCTTATAGCCACCGGTAAAAAAAGCACAAAGGAAAACGGTGCCTTAGATAGGGTGGTAGAGTCTTTGAATAGGAACGGAGCAGAAGAGATTATTATCTTTGACCAGATAGAACCCAATCCAACGGATAAAAGTGTAAATCTTGCAAGCGAGATTGTGGTAAAAGAGAAGATAGACTACATTATAGGCCTTGGTGGTGGGAGTAGCTTGGACTCTGCCAAGGCCATATCCATAGTGTCCTCCAACGAAGGCTATGCATGGGACTATGTGAACTATCCAGAAGGGCCAAGGCTCATACCCTTTTTAAACAGGCCTGTTATATGCATTCCTACCACCGCCGGAACGGGAAGCGAGGTAAATAGGTATTCTGTCCTATCAAACCCCATAAGAAAGGAAAAGATGGTCATATCCCACTCCTTGAACTATCCAAGGGTAGCAATAATAGACCCATCTCTAACAGTTAGCATGGACAGAAGGCTTACAGCCCTAACGGGCATAGACGCACTTATGCACGCCCTTGAATCCCTTACCAACAGACTTTCAAACTTCTTTGCGGAGGACTTAGCCATAAGGGCCATACAGATCATAAGAAGGTGGCTACCAGTAGCCATAGAAGAGCCAGAAAACCTACAGGCAAGGTCCTACATGAGCTACGCTGCCATGCTGGCTGGTATAGCCATAGACAGAAAAAGGGTTGCTCTCATACATGGTATGGAACATCCCGTATCGGCCCACTATCCACATATAGCCCATGCTGAGGGCCTTTCCGCCCTTGGTGTATCAATTACAGATTTCAATTACAGAGGTAATCCAGAAAAGTATGCCCTTTTTGCAGAGCTAATGGGTTATGAGCCAAAGCCACATATGGCCGTAAAGGCCCTTGAAGAGTTTCTTGAAAAGGTTGGGCTAAGGCTAAGCCTAAAAGAGCTTGGAGTAGAAAGGGAAAAGATAGAAAGATTAACAGAAGATACCTACATGCTCTCAAGGGGCCTTTTCCCCATAAATCCAGTAGAACCTACCACAGAGGATATATACAAACTTTATGAGAGGGCCTACGAAGGCTATTGA
- a CDS encoding FAD-binding protein, whose translation MLGILKRKPVDKLIEVLGKDKVNTSLVERKLYSYDATPIPIERAMPSAVVFPESHEDVVKLVKVCYEEEIPIFPRGAGSGLTGGAVPTLEKGIVVSFERMNRFEVNVDNATAEVQPGVITSQFQEYVERLGLFYPPDPSSFKYSTLGGNIAENAGGPRCLKYGVTREYVLGLTAVIKEGHTLKTGNPIIKDVAGYDITKLFVGSEGTLGLITSATLKLIPKPKARATALALFNKLEDVGRAVTKIFTSGIFPSALEFMDSDAIRAVEDYKPVGLPKVEALLLIEVDGSPQSVVEDLKQIEELLRPMGVEVLVAKNKEEEEKLWSARKSLGPALGNLRTGKINEDIVIPRIYLSEAIPEFRKIAQKYGLLMVIFGHIGDGNLHVNLLYDKANREEEERAERAVDEVFELALRYNGSITGEHGVGLTKKKFLRWQFGDVGYELLKGIKLLFDPKNIFNPGKVVEV comes from the coding sequence ATGCTTGGCATACTAAAAAGGAAGCCGGTAGATAAGCTCATAGAAGTTCTTGGAAAGGATAAGGTAAATACATCCCTTGTGGAAAGAAAGCTCTACTCTTACGATGCCACACCTATACCCATAGAAAGGGCTATGCCCTCCGCGGTAGTTTTCCCAGAAAGTCATGAAGATGTGGTAAAGCTTGTAAAGGTATGCTATGAAGAAGAGATACCTATCTTCCCAAGGGGTGCTGGCTCGGGCCTGACTGGTGGAGCAGTGCCTACCTTAGAGAAGGGTATAGTGGTGTCCTTTGAAAGGATGAATAGGTTTGAAGTCAATGTGGATAATGCTACTGCAGAGGTCCAGCCCGGCGTTATAACCTCACAGTTTCAAGAGTATGTGGAAAGGCTTGGGCTATTTTATCCACCAGACCCTTCATCTTTTAAATACTCTACTCTTGGTGGAAACATTGCGGAAAACGCCGGCGGCCCAAGATGTCTAAAGTATGGAGTGACCCGTGAGTATGTGCTTGGCCTTACTGCGGTCATAAAGGAAGGTCATACGCTAAAGACGGGGAATCCCATCATAAAGGATGTGGCAGGCTACGATATAACCAAGCTATTTGTAGGCTCTGAAGGCACCTTGGGCCTTATAACCTCTGCCACTCTAAAGCTAATACCAAAACCCAAGGCAAGAGCTACAGCATTGGCTCTCTTTAATAAGCTTGAAGATGTAGGAAGGGCAGTTACCAAAATCTTTACCTCTGGCATATTCCCCTCCGCCTTGGAGTTTATGGATTCGGATGCCATAAGAGCTGTGGAAGATTATAAGCCTGTAGGCCTACCCAAAGTGGAAGCACTGTTGCTTATAGAGGTGGATGGCTCTCCTCAAAGCGTTGTAGAGGACCTAAAACAGATAGAAGAGCTCCTCAGGCCCATGGGAGTGGAGGTTTTGGTGGCAAAAAACAAAGAAGAGGAAGAAAAGCTGTGGTCTGCTCGTAAGAGCTTGGGTCCAGCTCTTGGAAATCTACGGACTGGCAAGATAAACGAAGACATAGTTATACCAAGAATATACCTCTCTGAGGCCATCCCAGAATTTAGAAAGATAGCTCAAAAGTATGGCCTTCTTATGGTGATATTTGGTCATATAGGGGATGGAAACTTACATGTTAACCTGCTTTACGATAAGGCAAATAGAGAAGAGGAAGAGAGGGCAGAAAGGGCTGTGGATGAGGTATTTGAACTGGCTTTAAGGTACAACGGTTCTATAACAGGAGAGCATGGAGTAGGACTAACGAAGAAGAAGTTTTTAAGATGGCAATTTGGGGATGTGGGCTATGAACTTCTAAAGGGCATAAAGCTCCTCTTTGACCCTAAAAACATTTTCAATCCCGGAAAGGTGGTGGAGGTGTAA
- a CDS encoding dienelactone hydrolase family protein yields the protein MKGFLIALLFMVSFSFATDEFVRGLIDKLMEKGPNAWWWDKRWWEEGYIENLPNYKVRTEMVIVKKRDVDIPVYVYRPDDDKAYPGVLFIHGRRGLDELFQLHAKRLASKGFVVVAPDLYTGRLIPQFPIEHDPIVEEDLDAVLLYAVNRKDIKNGKLCAYGLTRGGYYGIRLLVTYKRQEKEIVCFVAYYPHMQNPNAPEPEQVYRYAPEWENLKIPTLILVGENEQYQRIRPALVAVDHLKAKGVPIWIVVYPGVGRGFDFRLDRRTFADDLASKDALIRASLFIRKYLEGR from the coding sequence ATGAAGGGGTTTTTAATAGCTCTTCTTTTTATGGTAAGTTTTAGCTTTGCTACCGATGAGTTCGTAAGGGGTTTGATTGATAAGCTTATGGAAAAGGGGCCAAATGCCTGGTGGTGGGACAAAAGATGGTGGGAAGAGGGCTATATAGAAAACCTACCCAACTATAAGGTGCGCACAGAGATGGTGATAGTAAAGAAAAGGGATGTAGATATTCCAGTTTATGTGTACAGGCCTGACGATGATAAGGCCTATCCTGGAGTCCTCTTTATCCATGGAAGGAGGGGCCTTGATGAACTTTTCCAGCTTCATGCAAAGAGGCTTGCAAGTAAAGGCTTTGTTGTGGTAGCACCAGACCTATACACGGGCAGGCTCATACCTCAGTTTCCCATAGAACATGACCCTATTGTAGAGGAAGACCTTGATGCCGTGCTTTTGTATGCGGTAAACAGAAAGGATATAAAGAACGGAAAGTTGTGTGCATACGGTCTTACAAGGGGAGGCTACTATGGTATAAGGCTTTTGGTGACATATAAAAGGCAGGAAAAAGAGATAGTGTGTTTTGTTGCTTATTATCCCCATATGCAAAACCCTAACGCTCCAGAGCCGGAGCAGGTCTACAGGTACGCTCCCGAGTGGGAGAATCTAAAGATACCTACTCTAATACTGGTAGGTGAAAACGAACAATATCAGAGGATAAGGCCAGCCTTGGTTGCAGTTGATCATCTAAAGGCCAAAGGTGTACCTATATGGATAGTGGTATACCCTGGTGTGGGCAGAGGCTTTGACTTCAGACTTGACAGAAGGACCTTTGCCGATGACCTTGCTTCAAAGGATGCTTTAATAAGGGCTTCTTTGTTTATAAGGAAATATCTTGAGGGGAGATAG
- a CDS encoding CZB domain-containing protein, whose amino-acid sequence MMLQELLLMAKDIDLIMASHATYISKLEKSIKNNQPFEHKSHKDCSFGKRFYPEVYARLEEYPPHIRELIEEIEKTHREFHEIAFEIERVSSEEEKLKILNMVKNKSTELFQLLLKLERVLRKEEQDTT is encoded by the coding sequence ATGATGTTGCAAGAACTATTATTAATGGCTAAGGATATAGACTTAATCATGGCAAGCCATGCTACATATATATCCAAGCTTGAAAAAAGCATAAAGAACAACCAACCCTTTGAACACAAATCGCACAAGGATTGCTCTTTTGGTAAAAGGTTTTATCCAGAAGTATATGCCAGATTGGAAGAGTATCCACCACACATAAGGGAGTTGATTGAAGAAATAGAAAAAACCCATCGTGAATTTCATGAGATTGCTTTTGAGATTGAAAGGGTAAGCTCGGAAGAGGAGAAGCTAAAAATCTTAAACATGGTTAAGAATAAGTCTACAGAGCTTTTCCAGCTACTTTTAAAATTAGAAAGGGTCCTACGCAAAGAAGAACAAGACACTACTTAG
- a CDS encoding PHP domain-containing protein, with protein MIFFLTVLFLLLIYIVFLELYPIRRIKAKNINLFPSKLPSLYLYSFEIHLHSQFSYDSLGKPEDITDSAKLEDIDYVIVTDHDKDHIKYFADHRLIAGVEKKVLGEKGNILGDLLLVEDIRVVAHPFKEKYRWRMDLPEDYHFELIDLKDALLERKGLMFFFLPYILIRGLFSVNWALEAIKKLIPVEKYALQYLSMGIENPIVGGLDHHVKVYVREVGIKFLFPHYRHSFRLMRNFLISEERVESKEDFLKQLKRGHTVISFSKKPTLYWKEEGKIKIYPSERCLLIRYSREGVEAYKGSYFEMEQVGTSLFLAYTYKFQWSNFYFGLKPLFIFLWKEEEYGRDAFARGNKGENTSKGFQ; from the coding sequence ATGATCTTTTTTTTGACCGTTTTATTCTTATTGCTTATCTACATTGTCTTTTTAGAGTTATACCCTATAAGGAGGATAAAGGCCAAGAACATCAACCTTTTTCCCTCTAAGCTACCCAGCCTTTACCTCTATTCTTTTGAGATACACCTTCATAGCCAGTTCTCCTATGATTCTTTGGGAAAGCCAGAGGACATAACAGACTCTGCAAAGTTGGAGGATATAGACTATGTGATAGTCACGGACCACGACAAGGACCACATAAAATACTTTGCAGACCACAGGCTTATAGCCGGCGTAGAAAAGAAAGTGCTTGGAGAAAAGGGAAACATACTTGGAGACCTTCTCCTCGTAGAGGATATAAGGGTGGTGGCCCATCCCTTCAAAGAAAAGTATAGATGGAGGATGGACCTTCCAGAAGACTACCATTTTGAGCTTATAGACCTTAAAGATGCCCTTTTAGAAAGAAAAGGTTTGATGTTTTTCTTCCTTCCTTATATCCTAATAAGGGGCCTCTTTTCTGTAAACTGGGCCCTTGAAGCCATTAAAAAGTTAATACCTGTGGAAAAGTATGCCCTACAGTATCTTTCTATGGGTATAGAAAACCCTATAGTGGGAGGCCTTGACCATCATGTAAAGGTATATGTTAGAGAGGTAGGGATCAAATTTCTTTTTCCACACTATAGGCACAGCTTTAGGCTTATGAGGAACTTTCTTATCTCAGAAGAAAGGGTGGAAAGCAAAGAAGATTTTCTAAAACAGCTCAAAAGGGGCCATACGGTAATATCCTTTAGCAAAAAGCCTACGTTATATTGGAAGGAAGAAGGTAAGATCAAGATATACCCTTCCGAAAGATGTTTGCTTATTAGGTACAGCAGGGAAGGTGTGGAGGCCTATAAAGGATCTTACTTTGAGATGGAACAGGTTGGCACAAGTCTTTTTCTTGCATATACTTATAAATTCCAGTGGTCAAACTTCTACTTTGGGCTAAAGCCACTTTTTATCTTTTTATGGAAGGAGGAAGAGTATGGAAGAGATGCCTTTGCCAGAGGAAATAAAGGAGAAAATACTTCAAAAGGTTTCCAATAA
- a CDS encoding 6-carboxytetrahydropterin synthase, translating into MPWNVIVKKKFSWAHFLTDYHGAPEPVHGHTWIVEVHIRADKVDAGGMGIDFLEIDGFLKDILPDYVLLNDIVDFSPSAENMAKWIYERVKEKYPTVSKVLVWEKEDCGAEYWEG; encoded by the coding sequence ATGCCTTGGAATGTGATTGTCAAAAAGAAATTTAGCTGGGCACATTTTTTGACAGATTACCATGGCGCGCCAGAGCCTGTGCATGGACATACATGGATCGTGGAGGTGCATATAAGGGCAGACAAGGTGGATGCGGGTGGTATGGGTATTGACTTTTTAGAGATAGATGGTTTTTTAAAAGATATTCTCCCAGACTATGTGCTTTTGAATGATATTGTAGATTTTTCTCCAAGTGCTGAAAACATGGCAAAGTGGATATATGAAAGGGTAAAAGAGAAATACCCCACAGTCTCCAAGGTTTTAGTTTGGGAAAAGGAAGACTGTGGGGCTGAGTATTGGGAGGGTTAA
- a CDS encoding peptidylprolyl isomerase has product MYSLLHRYKSITVAIIAVATGGFFLWLFFAGGLSDITSPSKRCVVEVNSGCVTIKDYRRELLRFSNLLQNPQMEKLVKDQVLSNLIAQELLYQKAKDLSLVASNEEVVEVIKSDPTFHEGGLFSASKYKEILSRNGMTPEEYEDYLRKAISIQKLLRLLTNGVYITEEEFKINLLADSTLLSGSLYLITPSDVKDRYTPTDQELLEYYQKNKELFKRQEGRVVRVWKEKDKEKALSIYKDLKAGKEVQGFQEFRLPEDIQKLGEAINKEAQRLTPQDRVSVFKEGEEYVVVYLKELLPTGYEDFEKVKEKVKEKLIEEKSQSFMLQKAQEVVKAIKEGKKPEVKALNFSQTPAMQLSAVININQKDLVNIVLSQEKVFGPYPLRQGYGVLFIESRSQKEIKKEEKQELFKDILSLKSQAILTRYIEYLEKNSKIKINKELLGGG; this is encoded by the coding sequence ATGTATTCCCTACTACACAGGTATAAAAGTATAACCGTAGCCATTATAGCAGTTGCCACTGGCGGCTTTTTCCTGTGGCTCTTTTTTGCAGGTGGCCTTAGCGATATAACTTCTCCTTCCAAAAGATGTGTGGTAGAGGTAAACTCTGGCTGTGTTACCATAAAGGACTACAGGAGAGAACTCCTTAGATTTTCCAATCTTCTCCAAAACCCTCAAATGGAAAAGCTTGTAAAGGACCAAGTGCTTTCAAACCTTATAGCCCAGGAGCTTCTTTATCAGAAGGCTAAGGACCTATCCTTAGTTGCCAGCAATGAGGAGGTGGTGGAGGTAATAAAGTCAGACCCCACCTTTCATGAAGGCGGTCTTTTTTCTGCATCCAAATATAAAGAAATACTATCAAGGAACGGCATGACTCCAGAGGAGTATGAAGACTATTTAAGAAAAGCCATAAGCATTCAAAAGCTTTTAAGACTTTTGACCAACGGAGTCTATATTACGGAAGAAGAGTTTAAGATAAATCTTTTGGCAGATTCCACACTTTTGAGTGGTAGCCTATACCTTATAACACCATCGGACGTAAAAGATAGATACACACCAACGGACCAAGAACTTTTGGAGTATTACCAGAAAAATAAAGAACTTTTTAAGAGACAAGAGGGAAGGGTTGTACGTGTATGGAAGGAAAAAGACAAGGAAAAGGCTCTTTCCATATACAAAGACTTAAAGGCTGGAAAGGAGGTGCAGGGCTTTCAAGAGTTTAGACTCCCAGAGGATATTCAAAAGCTTGGAGAAGCCATAAATAAAGAAGCACAAAGGCTAACCCCACAGGATAGAGTAAGCGTTTTTAAAGAAGGTGAAGAGTATGTGGTGGTTTATCTCAAAGAGCTTTTGCCCACAGGCTATGAAGACTTTGAGAAGGTGAAAGAAAAGGTAAAAGAAAAGCTAATAGAGGAAAAAAGCCAATCTTTTATGCTCCAGAAGGCACAAGAAGTAGTAAAGGCGATAAAAGAAGGGAAAAAACCGGAGGTAAAGGCGCTAAACTTTTCGCAAACTCCAGCCATGCAGTTGAGTGCAGTGATCAATATAAACCAAAAAGATTTAGTTAATATAGTCTTATCCCAAGAAAAAGTTTTTGGTCCTTATCCACTTAGGCAAGGCTATGGTGTGCTTTTCATAGAAAGTAGAAGCCAAAAGGAAATAAAGAAGGAAGAAAAACAAGAACTTTTTAAAGATATACTTAGCCTAAAATCTCAAGCTATACTCACAAGGTATATAGAATACCTTGAAAAGAATTCAAAAATAAAGATAAACAAAGAACTTCTTGGAGGTGGTTAA
- a CDS encoding TraR/DksA family transcriptional regulator → MLSKEQLELLRNKLLEEKAKLLERYKKKEDTQARIEEEVKEPRDLEDVSQMTYTQELLDTFSAREFFIIKEIDHSLNKIQAGTYGICEYCGEEIPFERLMAIPWTRYHAHCAEKAEEEGIVPTYPAFTFEATIPEDVEIQREDITEA, encoded by the coding sequence ATGCTAAGTAAAGAACAACTTGAACTTTTGAGGAACAAACTACTTGAGGAGAAGGCAAAGCTCCTTGAACGCTACAAAAAGAAGGAGGATACGCAGGCACGTATTGAGGAAGAGGTCAAAGAACCAAGGGACTTGGAGGATGTGAGCCAGATGACCTATACTCAAGAGCTTCTTGATACCTTTTCTGCGAGGGAGTTCTTCATAATTAAGGAAATTGACCACTCTCTTAACAAAATACAGGCTGGCACCTACGGAATATGCGAATACTGCGGAGAAGAAATACCCTTTGAAAGGCTAATGGCTATACCATGGACAAGGTACCACGCCCATTGTGCTGAGAAGGCAGAAGAAGAAGGTATTGTTCCTACCTATCCAGCCTTTACCTTTGAGGCAACCATTCCAGAGGACGTGGAAATCCAGCGCGAAGACATAACAGAGGCATGA
- a CDS encoding phosphate-starvation-inducible PsiE family protein — protein MDLQEKILKVYKLFTALAFNIAIIILLFSLAVGIIRTILEIGLLFTEATVRLSIKELVTNVLSIVIILELIRAFVDYFEHERVRMEILIEIAVAFMVREFMIYIFAGNLKGVDVVLWILGIFLLVGARTLTVVFKPTK, from the coding sequence ATGGATCTACAGGAAAAGATCCTCAAGGTATACAAGCTATTTACAGCTCTGGCTTTTAACATAGCCATAATTATTTTGCTCTTCTCCTTGGCTGTAGGCATAATTAGAACTATACTTGAAATAGGCCTCCTTTTTACGGAGGCCACCGTAAGGCTTAGTATAAAAGAGCTGGTTACAAACGTGCTTTCCATAGTTATAATCCTTGAGCTAATAAGGGCCTTTGTTGATTACTTTGAACATGAAAGGGTAAGGATGGAGATACTCATAGAGATAGCGGTAGCCTTTATGGTGAGAGAATTTATGATATACATATTTGCAGGAAATCTAAAAGGTGTTGATGTTGTTCTTTGGATACTTGGCATATTCCTACTTGTAGGTGCAAGGACCCTAACGGTTGTATTCAAACCTACTAAGTAG
- a CDS encoding tetratricopeptide repeat protein — translation MMDKGYKGVFSKMGEGLLEKFIEDLKRELQERPEDPDLLFKLGVAYSRAGKVEEAREVYKKLREIDKEKAKELLDIIYGV, via the coding sequence ATGATGGATAAGGGCTACAAGGGCGTTTTTAGCAAGATGGGTGAAGGTTTGCTGGAAAAGTTCATAGAAGACCTTAAAAGGGAGCTGCAAGAAAGGCCAGAAGACCCAGACCTTCTTTTTAAGCTGGGCGTTGCCTACAGCAGGGCTGGAAAGGTGGAAGAGGCAAGGGAAGTTTATAAAAAGTTAAGGGAGATAGATAAAGAAAAGGCAAAGGAACTTTTGGATATAATATACGGCGTATAA
- a CDS encoding citryl-CoA lyase, translating into MEKKWRTAITQHVGHETYIRGYRLLDLVGNLSFAQAIYLILKGELPNEKESKMMEAMFVSVIDHGIAPPSVIAARAVASGGNSLNVGVAAGVLAFGSAHGGALEDAMKFIQEGVASQRPVEDIVREYLEAKKPIPGYGHRYYKDFDPRTKRLMDIAKELGFYGKHCQFAEEVQEEIGRQKGKKLVLNVDGGIAAVASEMGFDWRLGKGFFIIGRVPGLVAHVYEELTMEKPFSKRLDEETETEYIGVPPRELPSEFKKI; encoded by the coding sequence ATGGAAAAGAAGTGGAGAACGGCTATAACACAACATGTGGGTCATGAAACCTACATAAGAGGCTACAGGCTTTTGGACCTTGTGGGCAATCTAAGCTTTGCCCAGGCAATCTATCTTATTCTCAAGGGTGAACTTCCCAACGAAAAAGAATCTAAGATGATGGAAGCTATGTTTGTTTCTGTGATAGACCACGGTATTGCTCCACCTTCTGTGATAGCTGCCAGGGCTGTGGCTTCTGGTGGAAACTCTTTAAATGTAGGCGTTGCTGCAGGCGTGCTTGCCTTTGGTTCAGCCCACGGAGGAGCCTTAGAGGATGCAATGAAGTTCATTCAAGAGGGTGTGGCAAGCCAAAGGCCTGTGGAAGACATAGTTAGAGAATATTTAGAAGCCAAAAAGCCCATACCGGGCTATGGACATAGGTATTATAAGGACTTTGACCCAAGGACGAAGAGGCTTATGGACATAGCCAAGGAGCTTGGCTTTTATGGGAAGCATTGCCAGTTTGCAGAAGAGGTGCAAGAGGAGATAGGAAGGCAAAAGGGCAAAAAGTTGGTGCTTAACGTGGATGGTGGCATTGCGGCAGTTGCTTCAGAGATGGGCTTTGATTGGAGGCTTGGAAAAGGCTTTTTCATCATAGGAAGGGTGCCAGGCCTTGTGGCCCATGTGTATGAAGAGTTAACTATGGAAAAGCCCTTCTCCAAAAGATTGGACGAAGAGACAGAAACGGAATACATTGGTGTCCCACCAAGAGAACTACCAAGTGAGTTTAAAAAGATATGA
- a CDS encoding phosphoribosylaminoimidazolesuccinocarboxamide synthase has translation MKLLYEGKAKIVYEVDKDKCLIYFKDSATAFDATKKANIEGKGVINNAISSLLFKLLEEKGIRTHFIEKVSEREMLVWKAKRYDLEVVVRNITAGSLCKRLGLREGERLKKPLVELFYKKDELHDPLICIDHALLLSIADRKSILKMIDMAKRVNKVLKRFFKDHGLLLVDFKLEFGLLPDGSLAVIDEISPDTCRLWDAKTGEKLDKDRFRFDLGDLMEGYRKVLEAIEKG, from the coding sequence ATGAAGCTTCTTTATGAGGGAAAGGCCAAAATAGTCTATGAGGTGGACAAAGACAAATGCCTTATCTATTTTAAGGATTCTGCTACAGCCTTTGACGCTACCAAAAAAGCAAACATAGAAGGTAAGGGGGTTATAAACAACGCCATATCAAGCCTACTTTTCAAGCTTTTGGAGGAAAAGGGAATAAGGACGCACTTTATAGAGAAGGTCTCCGAGAGAGAGATGCTTGTTTGGAAGGCAAAGAGGTATGACCTTGAGGTGGTGGTAAGGAACATAACGGCTGGAAGCCTTTGCAAAAGACTTGGCCTAAGGGAGGGAGAAAGGCTAAAAAAGCCCCTTGTGGAACTCTTTTACAAAAAGGATGAACTGCACGATCCCCTCATATGCATAGACCATGCCCTCCTTTTGAGCATTGCTGACAGGAAAAGCATACTCAAGATGATTGATATGGCAAAAAGGGTGAATAAGGTCCTTAAGAGGTTTTTCAAGGACCATGGCCTTTTGCTTGTAGATTTTAAGCTTGAGTTTGGCCTTCTTCCCGATGGAAGCTTAGCTGTGATAGATGAAATCTCTCCCGATACATGCAGGCTCTGGGATGCCAAAACGGGAGAAAAGCTTGACAAGGACAGGTTTAGGTTTGACTTGGGCGACCTCATGGAAGGCTACAGAAAGGTGCTTGAGGCCATAGAAAAAGGCTAA
- a CDS encoding ligand-binding protein SH3: MYGNYIVDVPEDAIVNINYVVLKEGVTLDDVAEKVAYLCEHVKTYHSDTGFYGGFVALNTGGVSLEGSTAGQTTEHPLKDREVLIITFWRSLEDHEESHRSEGFNKLFKELTQLAESTHEVVYQMLWQGKAYDPEMAKKAREAKENSCVSC, encoded by the coding sequence ATGTATGGAAACTATATAGTAGATGTACCAGAGGATGCCATAGTTAACATAAATTACGTGGTGTTAAAAGAAGGGGTCACCTTGGATGATGTGGCGGAGAAGGTGGCCTACCTTTGCGAGCATGTAAAGACCTATCACTCAGATACGGGCTTTTACGGTGGCTTTGTGGCTCTCAACACTGGCGGTGTTTCTTTGGAAGGATCCACTGCAGGACAAACCACAGAACACCCTCTAAAAGACAGAGAAGTGCTTATAATCACCTTTTGGAGGAGTTTAGAAGATCACGAAGAATCTCATAGAAGTGAAGGCTTTAACAAGCTCTTCAAAGAATTGACCCAGCTTGCAGAAAGCACTCACGAGGTAGTGTATCAAATGCTGTGGCAGGGCAAAGCCTATGACCCAGAAATGGCAAAGAAGGCTAGAGAAGCAAAGGAAAATAGTTGCGTAAGCTGTTAA